A single genomic interval of Apis cerana isolate GH-2021 linkage group LG14, AcerK_1.0, whole genome shotgun sequence harbors:
- the LOC108003113 gene encoding aconitate hydratase, mitochondrial isoform X2 — translation MENMHRSKLAIFVTDIQQRCFSASALSFAAQKVAMSKFDSTSYLPYDKLEEKLKVVRKRLNRPLTLSEKVLYSHLDEPDKQEIQRGSTYLRLRPDRVAMQDATAQMAMLQFISSGLPKVAVPSTIHCDHLIEAQVGGEQDLKRAKDINKEVYNFLKTAGAKYGVGFWNPGSGIIHQIILENYAFPGLLMIGTDSHTPNGGGLGCLCIGVGGADAVDVMANIPWELKCPKVIGVKLTGELKGWTSPKDIILKVAGILTVKGGTGAIVEYFGPGVESISCTGMATICNMGAEIGATTSIFPYNFRMQDYLRATGRAEIANAADLHRKSLLTADANAKYDQIIELDLSTLEPHVNGPFTPDLAHPISKLGETAKKNGWPNEIKVGLIGSCTNSSYEDMGRCANIAKQAIDNGLKAKSAFNVTPGSEQIRATIERDGIAEILRKFGGTVLANACGPCIGQWDRKDIKKGDKNTIVTSYNRNFTGRNDANPATHAFVTSPELVTALSLAGRLDFNPVTDKLKGKDGKEFLLKDPFGDELPSRGFDPGQDTYDAPPQDGSSVKVDVNPKSERLQLLEPFDKWDGKDLTDLTVLIKVKGKCTTDHISAAGPWLKYRGHLDNISNNMFIGAVNAENGEMNKIKNQLTGEWGKVPDVARHYKKNGVKWVAVGDENYGEGSSREHAALEPRHLGGRAIIVKSFARIHETNLKKQGLLPLTFANASDYDKIQPTDKISLLGLKDLAPGKPVQAEIKHKDGKVDKITLNHTLNEQQISWFKAGSALNRMKEIASGQ, via the exons aaactcGCGATATTCGTGACAGACATCCAGCAAAGATGTTTCAGCGCGAGTGCCTTGAGTTTTGCCGCCCAAAAGGTGGCAATGTCCAAATTCGATTCGACTAGTTATCTCCCTTACGATAAGTTGGAGGAGAAATTAAAAGTAGTAAGAAAGAG ATTGAATAGACCATTGACGTTGTccgaaaaagttttatattctcATCTCGATGAACCCGACAAGCAGGAAATTCAACGTGGAAGCACTTATCTCAGATTGCGACCAGATCGAGTGGCTATGCAGGATGCCACTGCTCAGATGGCCATGCTGCAATTTATCAGCTCCG GACTGCCAAAGGTCGCCGTACCCTCGACGATCCACTGCGACCACTTGATCGAGGCCCAAGTGGGTGGCGAGCAAGATTTGAAACGCGCCAAGGACATCAACAAGGAAGTCTATAATTTCTTGAAGACGGCCGGTGCCAAGTACGGCGTCGGTTTCTGGAACCCTGGTTCCGGTATCATCCACCAAATCATCCTCGAGAATTACGCATTTCCAGGTCTGCTGATGATCGGCACCGACTCCCACACGCCGAACGGCGGCGGTTTGGGCTGTCTCTGCATCGGTGTAGGTGGCGCTGACGCCGTGGACGTGATGGCCAACATACCGTGGGAGTTGAAATGCCCCAAAGTGATCGGTGTGAAGCTGACAGGGGAGCTCAAAGGATGGACGAGTCCTAAGGACATCATTCTCAAGGTGGCCGGTATCCTGACGGTGAAAGGAGGAACCGGGGCCATCGTGGAATACTTTGGGCCCGGTGTCGAGAGCATAAGTTGCACTGGAATGGCGACCATTTGCAACATGGGCGCCGAGATAGGCGCAACAACATCCATCTTCCCATACAACTTTCGTATGCAGGATTATTTGAGGGCAACTGGACGAGCCGAGATCGCAAACGCAGCCGATCTGCACAGGAAGAGCCTTCTCACTGCCGATGCTAACGCTAAATACGATCAGATCATCGAGCTCGATCTTTCTACGTTGGAGCCACACGTGAACGGACCGTTCACGCCCGATCTCGCTCATCCCATTTCTAAGTTGG GTGAAACTGCCAAGAAGAATGGCTGGCCTAACGAGATCAAGGTCGGCCTGATCGGCTCCTGCACGAACAGCTCTTACGAGGACATGGGTCGTTGCGCTAATATCGCTAAGCAAGCCATCGATAATGGATTAAAAGCGAAATCGGCGTTCAATGTCACGCCAGGCTCGGAACAAATTCGTGCCACGATCGAACGTGATGGAATA GccgaaattcttcgaaaatttgGAGGCACCGTGTTGGCGAACGCTTGTGGGCCCTGCATCGGTCAATGGGATCGTAAAGACATCAAGAAGGGTGATAAGAACACGATCGTCACATCGTACAATCGTAATTTCACAGGTCGAAACGATGCCAATCCGGCGACACACGCTTTCGTCACCAGCCCTGAACTCGTCACTGCTCTTTCGCTCGCTGGCCGATTGGACTTTAATCCGGTTACCGATAAACTCAAGGGCAAGGATGGAAAGGAATTCCTTCTTAAAGATCCGTTTG GTGATGAACTTCCAAGCCGTGGTTTTGACCCTGGCCAAGACACTTATGACGCTCCTCCACAAGATGGCAGCAGTGTCAAAGTCGACGTGAACCCGAAGAGCGAGAGATTGCAATTATTGGAACCATTCGACAAATGGGACGGCAAAGATCTCACCGATTTGACCGTTTTAATCAAAGTAAAAGGAAAATGTACCACCGATCACATCTCGGCTGCTGGCCCATGGCTGAAATATCGTGGCCACTTGGACAATATCTCGAACAATATGTTCATtgg AGCTGTGAATGCAGAAAATGGtgaaatgaacaaaataaagaaCCAACTTACTGGTGAGTGGGGTAAAGTTCCGGACGTTGCCAGACATTACAAGAAAAATGGCGTCAAATGGGTAGCAGTTGGTGACGAAAACTACGGTGAAGGTTCGTCCCGAGAACACGCAGCTCTGGAGCCGAGACACTTAGGCGGTCGTGCCATTATCGTTAAGAGTTTTGCCCGTATCCACGAGACCAACTTGAAGAAACAAGGATTGTTGCCTCTCACCTTTGCCAATGCTAGTGATTACGATAAGATTCAACCTACTGACAAGATCAGCCTTCTTGGATTAAAGGATTTGGCACCTGGAAAA CCCGTTCAAGCAGAAATCAAACACAAGGATGGCAAAGTGGACAAAATCACGTTAAATCACACGTTGAACGAGCAACAAATTTCCTGGTTCAAGGCAGGCTCAGCTCTAAACCGTATGAAGGAGATCGCTAGTGGACAGTAA
- the LOC108003113 gene encoding probable aconitate hydratase, mitochondrial isoform X1, which yields MSYCTRILRDQKLAIFVTDIQQRCFSASALSFAAQKVAMSKFDSTSYLPYDKLEEKLKVVRKRLNRPLTLSEKVLYSHLDEPDKQEIQRGSTYLRLRPDRVAMQDATAQMAMLQFISSGLPKVAVPSTIHCDHLIEAQVGGEQDLKRAKDINKEVYNFLKTAGAKYGVGFWNPGSGIIHQIILENYAFPGLLMIGTDSHTPNGGGLGCLCIGVGGADAVDVMANIPWELKCPKVIGVKLTGELKGWTSPKDIILKVAGILTVKGGTGAIVEYFGPGVESISCTGMATICNMGAEIGATTSIFPYNFRMQDYLRATGRAEIANAADLHRKSLLTADANAKYDQIIELDLSTLEPHVNGPFTPDLAHPISKLGETAKKNGWPNEIKVGLIGSCTNSSYEDMGRCANIAKQAIDNGLKAKSAFNVTPGSEQIRATIERDGIAEILRKFGGTVLANACGPCIGQWDRKDIKKGDKNTIVTSYNRNFTGRNDANPATHAFVTSPELVTALSLAGRLDFNPVTDKLKGKDGKEFLLKDPFGDELPSRGFDPGQDTYDAPPQDGSSVKVDVNPKSERLQLLEPFDKWDGKDLTDLTVLIKVKGKCTTDHISAAGPWLKYRGHLDNISNNMFIGAVNAENGEMNKIKNQLTGEWGKVPDVARHYKKNGVKWVAVGDENYGEGSSREHAALEPRHLGGRAIIVKSFARIHETNLKKQGLLPLTFANASDYDKIQPTDKISLLGLKDLAPGKPVQAEIKHKDGKVDKITLNHTLNEQQISWFKAGSALNRMKEIASGQ from the exons aaactcGCGATATTCGTGACAGACATCCAGCAAAGATGTTTCAGCGCGAGTGCCTTGAGTTTTGCCGCCCAAAAGGTGGCAATGTCCAAATTCGATTCGACTAGTTATCTCCCTTACGATAAGTTGGAGGAGAAATTAAAAGTAGTAAGAAAGAG ATTGAATAGACCATTGACGTTGTccgaaaaagttttatattctcATCTCGATGAACCCGACAAGCAGGAAATTCAACGTGGAAGCACTTATCTCAGATTGCGACCAGATCGAGTGGCTATGCAGGATGCCACTGCTCAGATGGCCATGCTGCAATTTATCAGCTCCG GACTGCCAAAGGTCGCCGTACCCTCGACGATCCACTGCGACCACTTGATCGAGGCCCAAGTGGGTGGCGAGCAAGATTTGAAACGCGCCAAGGACATCAACAAGGAAGTCTATAATTTCTTGAAGACGGCCGGTGCCAAGTACGGCGTCGGTTTCTGGAACCCTGGTTCCGGTATCATCCACCAAATCATCCTCGAGAATTACGCATTTCCAGGTCTGCTGATGATCGGCACCGACTCCCACACGCCGAACGGCGGCGGTTTGGGCTGTCTCTGCATCGGTGTAGGTGGCGCTGACGCCGTGGACGTGATGGCCAACATACCGTGGGAGTTGAAATGCCCCAAAGTGATCGGTGTGAAGCTGACAGGGGAGCTCAAAGGATGGACGAGTCCTAAGGACATCATTCTCAAGGTGGCCGGTATCCTGACGGTGAAAGGAGGAACCGGGGCCATCGTGGAATACTTTGGGCCCGGTGTCGAGAGCATAAGTTGCACTGGAATGGCGACCATTTGCAACATGGGCGCCGAGATAGGCGCAACAACATCCATCTTCCCATACAACTTTCGTATGCAGGATTATTTGAGGGCAACTGGACGAGCCGAGATCGCAAACGCAGCCGATCTGCACAGGAAGAGCCTTCTCACTGCCGATGCTAACGCTAAATACGATCAGATCATCGAGCTCGATCTTTCTACGTTGGAGCCACACGTGAACGGACCGTTCACGCCCGATCTCGCTCATCCCATTTCTAAGTTGG GTGAAACTGCCAAGAAGAATGGCTGGCCTAACGAGATCAAGGTCGGCCTGATCGGCTCCTGCACGAACAGCTCTTACGAGGACATGGGTCGTTGCGCTAATATCGCTAAGCAAGCCATCGATAATGGATTAAAAGCGAAATCGGCGTTCAATGTCACGCCAGGCTCGGAACAAATTCGTGCCACGATCGAACGTGATGGAATA GccgaaattcttcgaaaatttgGAGGCACCGTGTTGGCGAACGCTTGTGGGCCCTGCATCGGTCAATGGGATCGTAAAGACATCAAGAAGGGTGATAAGAACACGATCGTCACATCGTACAATCGTAATTTCACAGGTCGAAACGATGCCAATCCGGCGACACACGCTTTCGTCACCAGCCCTGAACTCGTCACTGCTCTTTCGCTCGCTGGCCGATTGGACTTTAATCCGGTTACCGATAAACTCAAGGGCAAGGATGGAAAGGAATTCCTTCTTAAAGATCCGTTTG GTGATGAACTTCCAAGCCGTGGTTTTGACCCTGGCCAAGACACTTATGACGCTCCTCCACAAGATGGCAGCAGTGTCAAAGTCGACGTGAACCCGAAGAGCGAGAGATTGCAATTATTGGAACCATTCGACAAATGGGACGGCAAAGATCTCACCGATTTGACCGTTTTAATCAAAGTAAAAGGAAAATGTACCACCGATCACATCTCGGCTGCTGGCCCATGGCTGAAATATCGTGGCCACTTGGACAATATCTCGAACAATATGTTCATtgg AGCTGTGAATGCAGAAAATGGtgaaatgaacaaaataaagaaCCAACTTACTGGTGAGTGGGGTAAAGTTCCGGACGTTGCCAGACATTACAAGAAAAATGGCGTCAAATGGGTAGCAGTTGGTGACGAAAACTACGGTGAAGGTTCGTCCCGAGAACACGCAGCTCTGGAGCCGAGACACTTAGGCGGTCGTGCCATTATCGTTAAGAGTTTTGCCCGTATCCACGAGACCAACTTGAAGAAACAAGGATTGTTGCCTCTCACCTTTGCCAATGCTAGTGATTACGATAAGATTCAACCTACTGACAAGATCAGCCTTCTTGGATTAAAGGATTTGGCACCTGGAAAA CCCGTTCAAGCAGAAATCAAACACAAGGATGGCAAAGTGGACAAAATCACGTTAAATCACACGTTGAACGAGCAACAAATTTCCTGGTTCAAGGCAGGCTCAGCTCTAAACCGTATGAAGGAGATCGCTAGTGGACAGTAA